A stretch of DNA from Primulina tabacum isolate GXHZ01 unplaced genomic scaffold, ASM2559414v2 Contig1008, whole genome shotgun sequence:
attttcgggtcgttacatgGTGCACTCGGTTGATACCTTCGGTTGTCTTAGGTAATGgcttggtttgtggttggcttttagcccttagccatggtccaagtcatgccttgggatgttggtaagagtctctgagTGGTGGCTCAAGCCAATGTCCAATTATTTCAGAGATATAGCTCACGCACACCCAACAGCAACCGCTGTAATTTTCCgttcttgacagcaactttaGGTTGCGGTTTTCttggtggtttgagttcttggttggcttttagcccatggccttggactggacagtaccttaatgagttagaaaagtcgtgtttttggccgttcataatttggtcgagtttagaggtcgtacgagaatttacggcgaaaggtgccaaaatgactctcgaaagagtgttttatgtttttggattcctttcacccattttcgtgttttacagttattatgcatatttttcagtatgtttggggtatttttaatcatggttaaacgtcggtttaatgttggttcgggttggtacgaagccatggttaaaaatcaagttgttggtccgaatcgtctcgtttttggttctattgttaagattttgtcaagttaagatttatttcatgtgtcacatattagtagtaagtcgcatcaagcctgggaacgatccaactcatccggtaaaaataaggttataattatattacgtgcataaaaatataaaatgtttatttttgagatatatgcgatatgtcttgtggccaccttatgcttatgggtttggaagtcggtaggaacaaccgaggacctctccgcccggtgacttacgaccggttatgattatgtatgtgtacggacatccagtccaagggctgtgattgatctctaccgcccagtatactgtgatttagtctgatcaggcgcttacgctatgttatgggccacttgcttagaaacattatctctatcagaaaattatgatatgttatgacagaagcttttacgtatgaattttcagatatgcacgtagttataattattcatgatacgattttcaccatacgctctacgatactttatttttatgatgcatgcgatttatgttatatttacttgttattcacgatatatacatgttgagtctttagactcactagacttgattgttgtaggtattgatgaggtcgggaccgcggacggagaccagtgagcgatcttgggacagcagtagtaaacccgaggacctcatgatttaatttatgcactttttattattcaaactcagttttaatacgttggattatttttaagttgatgtttacgttgaattatttttaaattgttggttgaaaactatatttttttccgctgttattttaaagttaaaattatttacttatttactttaattaaatgggacaagataattatttatttagaaaatttttaataattccgcaaattatgaatacgaaatacgggcctttacaactgatctatgaatacaacatGACAGTTTTCTCACACAAtgagggaattgtgcttctaatctaagcttgtaacactttgaagtgttccctcaaatctgtGTTGAATGCTTGTAAGCTGATGTGCAGTATGCATGTCCTTCTTCTTGTGATCTTCACACACTCTTATTTTTCCACACCCTCTAATATATTAATCATCTTGGTCTAGTATTTATGGAGGAAATGAGaccgtacaccaagactcatcaaatatgttcgttgcaatttgaatctgttccttgaaatatatttgtactttccgacagccattctagaatgttttggctttaagcactgctgcaatgtctattattgtcctttgactggacataAGCTTTTCCTCAATACGCACAGCTGGTTTCcatttgaataagcttgtcgtgttctaaAAACTGATCGATtcttaactgatgttctgaattggtcagctgaactgatcttgaactggtttggtgaaatTAGTTGGCtcgtgttggaacatttcatgttcgcaattttACTTGATCTTGATGTTAACAGAACtagttattttgttactaatgaacTTACCTAAGTGTGCAGTTAGCTGAACATAACTGAAGCTATGGaagaatgcaaactgaaagtacaaactgattaatcgaattgaactagttcaactgatgaatcgtaaaccagttcaactgattgtccagctgatcgGTGGTTCAATAGAAGATCTTCAGAAGCCTggtcagctgatgaagagctcagatgactagttcaactgaaagagtgaaatcagttcaactgacgagtcaactgagttcaccagcccaactgaagatcagttcagatgaccagtttaGAGCATCAGTTAGATCCAATAAGTTGCAGAACatgacaagcttattcaatgggaAAGGTACTAAAGTTATTGTCCAGtaaaaggacaataatagacgttgcatcaATGTTTAAAACCAAAAAGTTCCAGAATGGCTTTCGGAAAGTACACACAtatttcgaggaacagattcaaaatgtaatggataaaataattgagtctcactgtacgatcaaacttcccgcctataaatagaagatgaagataagtgagaaaagaaaagggcatgaacaagagagaaaagaagggCACGCATATTGCACATCAGATTACAAGGAAGCAATCAGCCTCGAAaatcagcccagtcgagggaacactccaaagttatatcagcttagtttagaagcttttTTCCTCGGTGTGTGGAGAACACCTTCCCGTTGTATTCATTGTTCAATTCTCACATACTCACACACTATTACTCACATATATCAGAGAGGAGAGCTTAAAAGATCAGTTGATTGAGCATATCTAGCTTGTTTGAGAGAATGGAGCTAATGAGCAAGGAATCAGTAAAGAAAGAGTTCCTGAGCTAAGAGCTAAAGCGAGCCAGCCTAGTAGCTGGGCCTTCTTTAAAGAGTTGAGCTGAGTTAAATGAATAAGGGAGCGCTGCTTGAGTGagtctttcacaaagacattaaacttgtgtatgtagtctttgacacacagacgttaaaaaGTGTTtgctggaaggtgttgccttctgtctatgctaggagttcagttaggaagTAGGGTAAGTCCTAATCTGAGTGGGTTTATACACggtattgtataaatcaaagtcttatagTGTATCCTACCtgaggaggtagaaggggtgacgtaggagcagttgaagtttccgaacatccataaacttatcttgtgttatttctgtttaattgcttgtttttgttcttaactgatttgatcagttcagctgatatcagatcAGTTCTTTCCATAACTGAAGTTATATAAGCCGAGACTGATCCCAtgtaattttcagttattcagttgcacAAGTTATAAAACTGATTAACTTTCTTAACGAATTAtcatttcgagtatttttcacttggtttaaaaccaaactcgatctaattcatcggtgtttacattcttagaacatgagatattgcagctcattgagaatattgtgtttgaagaacCTTCAAATGTTCCTGAACCATTCTATTAGCTCGTCATCTGAACGGATttcactgcttcagttgaactggtcagttaggctcttcatcagttgagctcttaatcagctggtcgggcttctgaaTATCTTCTTCTAAACCatctatcagctggacaatcagttgaattggtctttgatatatcagttgaactgattcagtttggacaatcagttggcgctttcagtttTGCGTCTTGATAGcatcagttttggctcgataactgataCGTTTGAATcttgatcagtttcagcttctgcgcacttaggtaaattcattagaaacaaataacaagttttgttaacattaaaatcaagattgtgaacatCAAATATTCCAACAAAGCGCCGCAGCGACAAGGAAGAAGCGCCACAGAGCTAAGGCTTGAAGGGGGAAaaaagcgcctaggcgccatatatgcagcgccgcagcgccagGACTGTCGAAGGGAAAGTGTCGAGGTGCTACAACCCAGTGCCGCACTGCCAGGATCACTGAACCACAAGCGCCTAGGTGCTACACCTCAAGCGTTGCGGCTCTACACCTAGACTTCACAAACAGGCAGCACCGCGGCGCTAGCATACGCGAAAAATGGAGAATTGGGCTTTATTTGACGGTCTCTAGACAAGGATAAAAAGAAGAATAGGGTTTCAAAGAGAGGGCAACCATTTTTTGGGAGAGAAAGGACATGAGAGACGAGAGCACACATTGGAGACAAATTGGAACGCGAGGATTGATCTCAACGACGAATCTGAGGACAAAGACGCCACTTTTGATTTGTTATCTAATCTTTCACCTTTTTTAATTCTTGTGTTGAGATGTCTAAATCTTCAAACATGCTTTGTTTTTTTTAGATTTCATTATGCACTAACTTTTCAATTCTAGAGGACGATGTAGCTTTGTTGAGACGATAATTTTGACTtagttgtttatatgattgaattccttttggtttaattgtgtttccTAGTTCTTATCGATTTCAATTTACTAGCCGTAAATTGTTTGTTATCATATTAATTCTAAAACTCGATAGAGGGACTAGAATTATGGAGACatcgttaaatgtttatatcgttcggaaggcgtataactttagcgaggcctAGATAAGATCATTGTTTTCTTATATCATCTAAACTTCTATTTTTTTAGGAATGTTTGGGTCTAAGTTTgaatgatacaatttattcgtcacttgggaaagggaataaaataattaaatgttcTTGGCTATTGAACGAatggaattcatgaatatacAGTCAACCGGGAATAGTTATCGTGAAAACTAAGTGAAATTGctcctctagatattttctatCATTTATATTTTCTCACTTCGGTTATTcgattactatttatttacaaTTAATTCGTTTTAAGTAAACCAACCTTTAATTTATTCTTCTAGATAAAGTAGTGACTATTTTAACTACAAgcactgatatatttttatatatacactCATCCTGGGAACGATACTTTACTCTCTTTTATTAAAACTTGACAACCGTGCAGTTGTCAGCGGAAAATACGCGACAATACAACTttttgtacaaactcatttcaACTTAAGACTTatctattgtttaattaaaactCCTAGCACACTCGATTGCAGGTTGTAAACTCACAATCCGCATAATATTTAACGTTTTTTGTGTCAAGACTACAAATacaatctttaatgtctttTTGTTAATATTCATTCATCTAAACTTTGATGCTCCACTCTCATGTGTATGTGttagtgattgtgtgtgaggaatttttcATTGTATGTATATATCAAATGTATAGTCACACTTATGTTTGCTCTCATTTTAGCTAATGTAGAATGCCCATGATTTGAATCTCATTCCAAAATTTGTATTTGATCTCCAATATGTTGTATTCACGGCCTCCAATAGTGATATAGATTTTAGATaaaagaatatgaccgtttggaaatgTTGTGTACAGATTCAGATATTGCAACAGTCACATTCGTATTTCTGGCCATTTTGCGAAACTAGGTTGTTGATGGTCTGATCTGATATGCCATCATATCAGCTTGGTTTGACCTGGTCCGATCTCTTTGCTTTGACTTGAGCTGAACCAAGTCAAGCTGATTAAGTCGAGATGTTCTGTTCTTTTGAATAAAACTCTTGATTCATCGATTTTTGGGCaaagtgataaacataaaagttgtagcaTTTCTCTTGGCTTTCCATGGAATCAAGAATCACACAATTTCAAGTTCTTATGAGATAGATATTCACAACAGATCAGACAATTAGTAATCTAGAACATGTTCTTTATTCAGTGCAGAATCATCAAATTCATTAtggtttattattatttttatttgatttatactTTTGACTTGTTAAGatgatttttattcattttataaTCTTCATAACTCATACTGAATAGTTCCATTTGAATAACTGAGCTTAGAGATATTACCAATGTACCATAACTGGTCAGACTGAGCTGATTGTGTTTCTATTTCTGTCAGGTCGATCTTACGACTAATATTTCGCCTAGATAATATCTGAACTTACTTAGATTTTGTGAAGTAGGACTTGTGGAAAATTGAGTTCTCTATTCGGTCGTTTTAGTGGTTTGTCATTTTCATCACTGAGCtatgagatatcatcaaaacacagCAGCTCGCCatattttaatctttttttatttcaaatttcagcTTCCCACTTGAACTAACAACTTGACACTTGAGTAATATATTAAAAAGTCaaataacaaaatttgttatcATCGAAATCATGATTGCTTGTGTTTCTCAACCCAACAGATACATTTCGGTTTTTCATTTTGTTTGATactttttcagattttttattttatacttgttcatatatttttgaatttttaaagatcgataaattttattttatttttagaaaaacttTTGGTTGGTAAATATTTGTTTGTTCATTTTTCATACTAAAAGGTAGCCAATCTTCCTAGGAGTTATATTTCATATTCTTTTATTGCCCActtaattattatatgttaaaaaattATGTCATACATGTTATATAACGCACATAGATATGCCATTTGCTAAAAATATTGTTTGTTTTTAAAGTAGGGGTAAGCAgaaatcaaaccaatccaaatCGATTTGATATTTAATCGATCACATTATATAAAATTCACCAAATCAAAAATTAGTTTGGTTCAAAGTTTTGCAGAAAAAAATCCTAAGTAAACCAATttcataaatatattatttttattatacatatgtatatattatttgattttgtGTTCGTATTATATCAAATCTAGTTAAATATATGTGTACATATTGATATTTATCTATTTTTATGTGATATTTGTAATGATGTTATCATACTTTACAATGTGAAGTGATTAATATCTATATTCATATTGGTATTTATCTAATTATATTAGCTAGTTTAGAAAATTTAaagtatgtttaaaaatattcaaaataccctgaatttattgaaaaaccaaAATGTTTTCGTAAAAGATGGTAATAATACAATTAACAAAGAGGTGAGTCGAGGGAGTAACAAAAAAAATCCATATATAACCATGTTCAAGGATTTTAAAGGTTGGTGTACTTCACAACCAAAAAATTTATGCTCCTCAAACAAGAGGAAGGGTTCACAACACAATGAAAGAAGGGATGAGATGCCTGGTAAGATGAATCAATCAATGTGCTAGGGAACCACATTGGAAATGAAAAGCAATCAAGGAACCATATGCATGTTGTTACTAATCGTCTTTATCATCCTAGATTATACAAAGATGTGACTAATAGTGGCCGGCTTTCATATAGTAAATATTGAAACATATGTCATGGGGTACAAACATTCAAAGAGGAgtcgaaaagaaaaatataatataagcaTTATGATTCGTTTAATCATGTCACTCTAGTTTATTgtacttttaagaatatttttcaaGAGAAAATCAACAAGATGATTCTCACAtgccacaaaaaaaaaaaaaacatggtcATTGGTAAAGATTTGTTTCACCCTATGGTCTTTACGAATGCGAATTTCTCAGATTTAAAACCATTATTGGATCAGCAAAGAAACTGAGGAAGCATATAATCAAAAGATAAATTAAATAGATGCTAGATCCATAAGGAAAAGATATTTGAAGTGAGAAAATGTCTGATTATGCTATTGTTATGAAGTAGAATCTGTATAACAGGAAAATTGGTCAGGGGAGTCATACCATAAAGGCGAGAGAGTCCATGACCTTTCGGTCTAGGAACAAACACTTGTTaaagattaataattattattgcaataatttgaaataatacaTTATCCTAATATGTGTAAGTAAGGAAGAGACGCCTACTTACAGTGGACGCTTTTATGCAATTGCAATAACTTAAATccgattttaatttatatatgcaGTTGAAATTAGTCATAATTTTTTGTTacattatttttgttattaggaaaataaaaagatattgGTCTTAATTTATTGCATAAATAAACAACTGGCGGGCATTAGATGAAgctaaatataatttattcttcaaGTTGAACTTATCGCCGATATGCATGCGATTCAAAATACATAATGAATTTAAGGGGAGATCAATAAGCTAGATTGATCATTATTTAACACCAGCACAGTGTACACGCCGTCAATTATTTATCCATTAGTTTTTGCATGTTAACAGGAGTAAAAGAGAAAAGGGTCGTAGCAAGCCTAAAGTTTTATTATAAAACGGTAATTATCTTTAGGAGAAAAGTCATAGCAAGCCTAAAGTTTTATTATAAACGGTAATTATCTTTAGCTACTCAATAtttctttttatatttatttataaaactcCATGATCCAGAGTGGGAGAACACAACAAACTGTTCGAGATTCTTTGAATCCTGCTTGCTTCGCCAATGCATGAAATTCATTTTCTGTCCTCTCCTTACCACCGGGACTAAATGCTAGCATAACCATGTCAGATTGCAAATTACATTTAAAATCTTCTGCTGGGGTCTCTGAAAGGATATGCTCCACAACGATGATTTTTCCGTTATTTGGAAGTGCTTCATGGCATCTCTTCAGTATTTTTATGCAATTCGTATCGCTCCAGTCATGAAGAATCCACTGTGGATTCGGTAAAAAAAGAATTGAATCAGTCTAAtaagaaaataatcataaaaatattattacaaaGTTGTAAGAAACTATTGGGAatcaaaaattatgaaaaagcaTTCCTTTTTTTAAAACGGGTGGAAAACTAACGTGAACAACGGTTTAATTATATGTattgaataaaatatatttttcttataaTGCCACTATATTGCCACAttgaaaagggaaaaaaaaagagCTGGCGATGTTTACAATGAATTTCTATAATAGCATCAGTTAAGCATTTCGTAAAGACAATAACATATATAAAGTAGTTGTTATAAAGGTTTATTTTATAGTCACGCTTCCACATACATGACTTAGGTgtagcatttattattattatcattattgcTGAACAATTTAGAAGGCTAACAAAATGatgaatatacatatacatatacatacacaaacACGCACATATATTATATGATGAAAACAATTTCACCTTCATGATAATGGCTTCGCCTTTCGGAACACTAACGAACATGTCTCCACCCATGTGCTCCATGCCTGATCAATACAAAAAGGTCGGCCAAGTTTAAGTTTCACGTAAACcatcaaattaaattaaaaagcgAGCTCCAAACACAAATATTTCAATGGAaccgatttaaaatacattacaaAGAACCAACACAAATATTTCACATACTTGCAAAAGATGGTGCGTCTCGAATAACGTGGGGCAAATCAAAATTAATGCCCTTTATAGTTGGATTCTTGGATAGGATCATGCGCAGGGAACCACCGATTCCACCTCCAACATCGACCAAAGTCCTCAGACCCTTGAATCCCTCGTACGTATCTacaattcttttcatcaacattgTCGAAAAATTGGACATTGCTATATTAAAACCCTTGTTAAATCTTGGATCTGTGGCGTGATACTCGAATGTGCTCATTTTATATACTTTTTCAACAGGAAGTCCCCCCTCGAGAATTGCATCTTTCAGGTGGTACCTACACATACAATTATTAATGATTACACATGCACACATATAGTACGTGTAGAGGTTGGAATGTAGTTGATACTTGCCAAGTCTCCAAGTAAACCCTGTCTAGGCTCATGATCAACAAAGGGGCTAGAGAAACTCCATCATCATTCTTGGTGTAGAACTTGCAGACCGGAGCCAAGGAATACAGCCGCTCAACGCTGCCATCAGGCAGGGTTTTCACTCGACAATTTAAAATAGAATAGCTCGCAAGCAGGCGGAGGATTCTGTCCACCATGTTATGCGCCTCTGGATTGTTGGTGGGAATTTTCGCGGCGAGTTCTCTTGGTGAAATAAAGGCGTCGGGCCCCTTATTCTTCATGAGTTCAAGGAGGTCGAGCTCCAGCGCCACTTTGAGGACATTAGGTAGCACTGAAAAAGAGGCTAGTTGCATGGCGAATAAGAAAGAAGCCTCGTCCCCTTGTGCAACCTCCATTTTTGTATTCATTTTTCCTGAAAAGATTGAGAACAAGAAGCTACACTTTGGGTAGGAGTGTGCATATGCAGAGACAAACATATTTATAGTAGCTTAGTTTGTAGTAATTGCTATAAATTGTTTTtttcatataatataaataaaattaagccATATTGttttaatcaaaattaattttttttgcattaatatatatatatatatatatatatatatataatcgttGCATCAGGGAAATTAACATATATGTATGAATggtgtatatatttgtttatttgttaTAGAATAGGCCGGATATCATTAATCGTTGGTCAAATTACGTTTTAGTTAGGACACATTCCCTGAAATCCATGCCACCCAAGAGAGCTGCATGCATTTTGCTGTCTAAGTCATaatctatattatatatattattatacttTAACGTATCATATTAACTAAATTTGATATGTTGATGTGGTACAAAagttttttacatttttttattcGTAATATTTGTTAGTTAATTTTGTTGGTGTACGTTTATTAGTAATTTTTATATGTCTCTCTATTTTTTCGGATTTTTCTCCaatttatctataatttatctaaaaattcaaaatatcttAGTAAATTTTATCTAATCAGTAATCTATAAATATCATattctaataaaataatatatgtattttaCACCAAATTATCAAAGAAAAAAAGTTAATATGACATGTATCATGTGCCATGGAAcactaatttattataaattactGGCTACTACGGTTcccattaatttatatatctggTCTATAAGAAAGTTtatgttaattttttaaatataaaaattccaaTTATTATAAAATCAAGAAATGGAGAGAAGACGTAGGAgtattaaattctccgaacatccataagcATCTATGCGTTCGTTTATCATTCAGTCTACCTTTTATTAACCATCCAACTAAATAGGCTTTTGTTCAAATCAGTTTCAATAAGTCTTCTTCCGCACAgtggatactcgtatgatacgAAGAAAGTTTCAGCATTGTTAACACAATAAAGCTATGAAAGAAAATTTATTCACCTCCTCTAAATTTCCTATCTTGATCCTGAcatcttattttttaaataagagACGTGTGACGTTAGTtctaaaaaaacaataataatgaTGAAGAACAATTGaaaaaaagcaaaaacttgtgtgagacagtcttacGGATCgcattttgtgagacgggtctcttatttgggtcatcatgagaaagtattatttttttatgctaagagtattacttttattttgaatatcggtagggttgacccgtctcacagataaagattcgtgaaaccgtctcataagagacttaCTCTTAAAAAATGCGTTGGTTAGTTTTCGAAAAAGTAAAGAAAAGTGTATGTGTATGGATCcgcttattttaattttattttagtaataattatcataataataatagttggAATATgcaaattcttgaatttttgtACGAAAAACTCTTAAATTTGTgttctttttatattttaaaaaaatatttattatcattattattattattattagaaaaaaattaaaataaaaaataagtagaCCTACACACACATactttcttttaatattttgaaaattaaaccaacacatattaaaataaataaaagaaatttaaaaaaaattgaaagaatataaattttttcGGAAGATAAATagcttaatattttaaaaatatgttttttttttaaatatttgactGGTTCACCATTTTAAGATGATCTATGTTTAGGGATGGCAATGGACCGGGACGGGTTTGCCATCCCCATCCCCACCCCCATCCCCGAATTCCATCATCACCCCCATATCCGTCTCAATCCCcgctttttcgggttcggggaatccccaaacccgaaacttcAGGGATCAAATTCTCATCCCCGCCCCTAtccccgtttcaaaaatattattatggtAAGACGATGACGAATTTGgagatttttctcaaatcaaaacttattattatctattattattagagataatattaatattaatattaatatcaatatcaatattaataataataagattattaatatttttaaaaataatattattattatattattaatattaataatactattattttattattgatattattttcg
This window harbors:
- the LOC142535430 gene encoding caffeic acid 3-O-methyltransferase 2-like, whose amino-acid sequence is MNTKMEVAQGDEASFLFAMQLASFSVLPNVLKVALELDLLELMKNKGPDAFISPRELAAKIPTNNPEAHNMVDRILRLLASYSILNCRVKTLPDGSVERLYSLAPVCKFYTKNDDGVSLAPLLIMSLDRVYLETWYHLKDAILEGGLPVEKVYKMSTFEYHATDPRFNKGFNIAMSNFSTMLMKRIVDTYEGFKGLRTLVDVGGGIGGSLRMILSKNPTIKGINFDLPHVIRDAPSFASMEHMGGDMFVSVPKGEAIIMKWILHDWSDTNCIKILKRCHEALPNNGKIIVVEHILSETPAEDFKCNLQSDMVMLAFSPGGKERTENEFHALAKQAGFKESRTVCCVLPLWIMEFYK